In Tubulanus polymorphus chromosome 2, tnTubPoly1.2, whole genome shotgun sequence, a single window of DNA contains:
- the LOC141900346 gene encoding potassium voltage-gated channel protein Shaw-like: protein MKIIDLSVMMANNRDTDTATMQRINVNITGKKYEILKTTLQKFPNTRLAKLDETQENYDGEKDEYYFERDPTVFESVINYYRTGELHVPLSLCGPVVKTELEYWGISDRNIERCCWPHYSQFQTQKTSLLKYEKSTVYQVNSTNVPYTRFGRWRHAAWIFLENPQSSRYAVAYSLFSLGVIIISIMILIISTMPQLQEKMTKNDWAIYHGVSVDDILEDDPDYWDDEDSHRNRSYPRFFTDKYPPDPMNRTTARKPRKFHIDKKLRRAPEVFETMNIACAIFFTLELLARFLVSPRKLRFFCDGFNLIDLFCIIPMYVWWISHELKPKERYQQSYLDFINALQVIRVFRVLRMMKYSKGLWVLVYTVKVSLSEIALTFIFVGMGVLIFGSLIHYADDRKTFVDIPTGFWWAIVTMTTVGYGDKYPTTTGGYILGSLCSISGVIVIALTVPIVVNNFLLFYQHGKSLSECISRNELQTEANGGSKTNNENETLDNNHINVDRRTAWPDEKPVA, encoded by the exons ATGAAGATAATTGATTTATCggtgatgatggctaataatCGAGATACTGATACCGCAACCATGCAACGTATTAACGTCAATATTACCGGTAAAAAGTACGAGATATTAAAAACAACTCTGCAAAAATTCCCTAACACTCGTCTGGCGAAACTGGACGAAACTCAGGAAAATTATGACGGAGAAAAAGACGAGTATTATTTCGAAAGGGACCCGACGGTGTTCGAATCTGTGATTAACTATTATAGAACGGGAGAGCTTCACGTACCTCTGTCATTGTGCGGTCCTGTAGTCAAAACAGAACTCGAATATTGGGGAATTTCAGATCGAAATATAGAAAGATGTTGCTGGCCACACTATAGTCAATTTCAAACACAAAAGACAAGTTTGTTGAAATACGAGAAATCGACGGTTTACCAAGTGAATTCTACGAATGTACCTTATACACGGTTTGGTAGATGGAGGCACGCGGCCTGGATATTCCTGGAGAATCCACAATCATCTCGATATGCGGTG GCATATTCTCTATTTTCACTCGGTGTAATCATTATATCAATAATGATTCTGATAATCTCAACGATGCCTCAACTGCAAGAGAAAATGACGAAAAATGATTGGGCCATATATCACGGTGTTAGTgttgatgatatattagagGATGATCCTGATTACTGGGACGACGAGGACTCGCATCGAAACCGATCTTATCCACGATTCTTTACGGACAAATATCCGCCTGACCCGATGAATAGAACTACCGCGAGAAAACCAAGAAAATTCCACATCGATAAAAAATTGCGCCGCGCACCGGAAGTTTTCGAAACGATGAACATCGCATGCGCGATATTTTTCACTTTGGAACTTTTAGCTCGATTTCTCGTTTCGCCGAGAAAATTACGTTTTTTCTGTGACGGTTTCAACTTGATCgatttattttgtataattcCGATGTACGTGTGGTGGATTAGCCACGAGTTGAAACCTAAAGAAAGATATCAACAATCTTATCTAGATTTCATTAACGCTTTACAAGTTATACGCGTTTTTCGGGTTCTGCGGATGATGAAGTACAGTAAAGGATTGTGGGTACTCGTCTATACGGTCAAGGTCAGCTTGTCGGAAATTGCTTTGACGTTCATATTCGTGGGCATGGGCGTTTTAATTTTCGGGTCTTTGATCCACTACGCCGACGATAGGAAAACATTCGTAGACATACCCACCGGGTTTTGGTGGGCTATAGTTACCATGACAACAGTCGGATACGGAGACAAATATCCGACGACGACTGGTGGATACATTCTCGGTTCGCTGTGTAGTATTAGCGGCGTAATCGTGATCGCGCTCACTGTTCCTATAGTCGTCAATAACTTCTTGTTATTCTATCAACACGGCAAATCTCTATCCGAATGTATCTCACGCAACGAACTACAAACCGAGGCTAACGGCGGCAGTAAAACTAAtaacgaaaatgaaactttggACAATAATCACATAAATGTAGATCGGAGAACAGCCTGGCCTGATGAGAAACCTGTTGCGTGA
- the LOC141899172 gene encoding shaker-related potassium channel tsha2-like has translation MDVSIKGADDSMLILDVGGRRFKTWQSTLQRIPNTRLAMLNHESKYYNRETGEYFFDRNPDIFENVLDFYRTGELHVPLSKCGCWAEKETLEKFDKDVNERTPPNRGHNEVWIFLEYPKSSKLATIYSVLSYLAILTSVLIIIISTLEVFRRKPTTNEWAYYLNMSAEDVQNSSTYISKQNLTFRSFGILVAEHSVLSLFAIEYLVRLISCPYKLEFISHPLNIVDLLSIVPLVIQAVFIFGHPTLRFSDIARRLFRAFEVVRVFRLFRLIKKYRGFQVILYSLIRSSAEIALLIVVIVMGTILFGSLIYYADDRDMFDNMFSGLWWAVITITTVGYGDYYPVTPFGYVIGTICALSSMLIVGISVSEIVSSFDMYYRYSKTDTEIDESSRTYHPPDVESEVFHHPPIAVNSIRNVESKCFENTSYCKELSVFSAEVT, from the exons ATGGATGTAAGTATCAAAGGTGCTGATGATTCGATGTTGATTCTCGACGTCGGAGGTCGTAGATTCAAAACATGGCAATCGACTCTCCAACGGATCCCGAATACGAGACTAGCGATGTTGAATCACGAATCGAAATATTACAATCGCGAAACTGGTGAATACTTTTTCGATAGAAATCCtgacatttttgaaaatgtgttgGATTTCTATCGAACTGGAGAGTTACACGTACCGTTATCTAAATGCGGCTG CTGGGCCGAAAAAGAAACTTTAGAGAAATTCGACAAAGATGTGAACGAAAGAACTCCTCCAAACCGCGGTCACAACGAAGTTTGGATATTTCTGGAATATCCCAAATCTTCAAAATTAGCAACG ATATATTCAGTGCTGTCCTACTTGGCTATTTTGACATCGGTGTTGATCATCATTATATCGACTTTAGAAGTGTTTCGACGTAAACCGACAACAAACGAATGGGCCTACTATCTGAACATGAGCGCCGAAGATGTACAGAACAGTTCTACCTACATCTCGAAACAAAACTTAACTTTTCGTAGTTTTGGAATATTAGTAGCTGAACATTCAGTTCTATCTTTATTCGCGATCGAATATCTGGTGCGGTTAATCAGCTGTCCTTATAAATTAGAATTTATCAGTCATCCTTTAAATATCGTAGATCTATTAAGCATCGTTCCACTGGTAATACAAGCTGTATTCATCTTCGGGCACCCGACATTAAGATTCAGTGATATAGCTCGACGATTATTCAGAGCGTTCGAAGTCGTGCGTGTATTTCGTCTGTTtcgattgataaagaaatatcGCGGATTTCAAGTGATTCTGTATTCACTGATTCGCAGTAGTGCTGAGATTGCTCTACTTATCGTAGTTATAGTAATGGGTACGATTCTTTTTGGTTCTCTTATCTATTACGCCGATGATAGAGATATGTTTGACAATATGTTTAGCGGTTTATGGTGGGCTGTTATAACTATAACGACTGTCGGATACGGTGATTACTATCCAGTTACACCGTTTGGATATGTGATCGGAACTATATGTGCATTGAGCAGCATGTTGATAGTCGGTATCTCCGTATCTGAAATCGTCAGCAGTTTCGATATGTATTACAGATACTCGAAGACAGATACGGAAATTGACGAGTCTTCCCGAACGTATCACCCGCCGGATGTCGAATCGGAAGTTTTTCATCATCCACCCATAGCCGTTAACAGCATTCGAAATGTGGAAAgtaaatgttttgaaaatacgtCATACTGTAAAGAATTAAGTGTGTTTTCAGCCGAAGTGACCTAG
- the LOC141900441 gene encoding potassium voltage-gated channel protein Shaw-like, with translation MAKEKKTTKPFENDFLIVLDVGGRRFKTWRSTLQRIPNTRLAMLNHESKYYNRETGEYFFDRNPDIFENVLDFYRTGELHVPLSKCGWSVKLELDFWGINWKDIKRCCWNHFNSSWCEKTTLEKFDEDVLKPLPSSSSLLDKAWLFLEYPSSSRCAMVYSTISYLVIVGSVLMMIVSTLEEFRRRPYSDEWAKFFDVEKSAINDSVIEKHKNITLPNPAIVITETACLSFFMFEYFTRFICSPDKLKFFICPMNLIDLFCVLHSLTMNLVFYFSTRMKFDDFVNRLFRAFEVVRVFRLFRLMKKYRGFQVILYSLIRSSAEIALLIVVIVMGTILFGSLIYYADDRDMFDNMFRGLWWAVITITTVGYGDYYPVTPFGCVIGTICALSSMLIVGISVSEIVSSFDMYYRYSKTDTEIDEPSRTYRAPDVQPDVFLVPNRRKPLGISV, from the exons atggcaaaagagaaaaaaactaCGAAACCGTTTGAGAATGATTTTCTGATTGTGCTCGACGTCGGAGGTCGTAGATTCAAAACATGGCGGTCAACTCTACAACGGATCCCGAATACGAGACTAGCGATGTTGAATCACGAATCGAAATATTACAATCGTGAAACTGGTGAATACTTTTTCGATAGAAATCCtgacatttttgaaaatgtgttgGATTTCTATCGAACTGGAGAGTTACACGTACCGTTATCTAAATGCGGCTGGTCAGTGAAACTAGAACTGGATTTCTGGGGaatcaattggaaagatatCAAACGATGTTGCTGGAATCATTTTAACTCGAGTTGGTGCGAAAAGACTACATTAGAAAAATTTGACGAGGATGTTTTGAAACCATTACCGTCAAGTAGTTCTTTGCTTGACAAAGCTTGGCTGTTTCTCGAATATCCCAGCTCCTCAAGATGTGCCATG GTGTATTCTACGATTTCGTACCTGGTTATTGTCGGTTCAGTATTGATGATGATCGTATCGACCTTGGAAGAATTTCGACGAAGACCATATTCAGACGAATGGGCCAAGTTCTTCGACGTAGAAAAGAGTGCTATAAACGACTCCGTCATcgaaaaacataagaatattaCATTACCAAATCCCGCAATAGTCATTACAGAGACTGCTTGCCTCAGTTTCTtcatgtttgaatattttactcGATTTATTTGTTCCCCGGATAAATTGAAGTTTTTCATCTGTCCTATGAATCTGATAGATCTATTCTGCGTGCTGCATTCTTTAACTATGAACCtcgttttctatttttcaactAGAATGAAATTCGACGATTTTGTAAATCGATTATTCAGAGCGTTCGAAGTCGTGCGTGTATTTCGCCTGTTTcgtttgatgaaaaaatatcgcGGATTTCAAGTGATTCTGTATTCACTGATTCGCAGTAGTGCTGAGATTGCTCTACTTATCGTAGTTATAGTAATGGGTACGATTCTTTTTGGTTCTCTTATCTATTACGCCGATGATAGAGATATGTTTGACAATATGTTTAGGGGTTTATGGTGGGCTGTTATTACTATAACGACTGTCGGATACGGTGACTACTATCCAGTTACACCGTTTGGATGCGTGATCGGAACTATATGTGCATTGAGCAGCATGTTGATTGTCGGTATCTCCGTATCTGAAATTGTCAGCAGTTTCGATATGTATTACAGATACTCGAAGACAGATACGGAAATTGACGAGCCGTCCAGAACATATCGTGCTCCTGACGTACAACCAGATGTTTTTCTGGTTCCAAATAGAAGAAAACCGCTGGGTATTTCAGTGTGA